The genomic region CCACGCCTCCTTGCCGAAACGAACCGGATTTTAGCCCCCGTATCATGGTACGGACGCAAGAGGGAAAAGGCGGGATCATCACTTTCAGAGGAGGGCAGCCGGTTACTCAGGCCGGATGTCGAACTTTTCCTCTTGACACCGTACCATAGTACTGACTCCACAGTGAGAGAGAGGGGGGGGGCGCCATGAAGGCACTGAGCATCGGCAAAGCGGCGCGCGAGGCGGGGGTCGGGGTCGAAACGATCCGTTTCTACGAGCGCCAGGGTCTGATTGCGAGGCCCCGTAAGCCGGACGGCTCCGGGGTCCGCATCTATCCGACCGAGACGGTGGAACGCATCCGGTTCATTCGGGAGGCCCAGCAGATCGCCTTCTCGCTGCGTGAGATCCGCGAATTGCTGGCACTGCGGGCTGACCCGTCCACCGACTGCTCGGACGTACGGGAGCAGGCTGTCGCCAAGCTCCAGGCGGTCCGGCAGAAGATTGAGGAGCTTCACCGGATTGGCGCCGCCTTGGAGACTCTGATCGCGGCCTGCCCTGGGCAGGGCGGAGTGCAAGCCTGCTCGATCATGGAGGCGATCGCGCTTCGGTCCGGCAGGCACGTCCACGAGAAACAAACGCCCCCTTCGGTTCCAGGGAAGACGCCGCGGCGGAGGATCAAATGAAAACCACGACCTTCAAGATCGAAGGCATGCACTGCGACGGTTGCGCCAACACGATCAAGGGGCTGATCGAGAAGGAGCCGGGCGTGCAGATGGCGGCGGTCTCCTTCACGGACGGCCAGGCGCGAGTCCTCTACGACCCACAGGCTACCCGTGAAGATTGCCTCGTCGTGGCCATTGAGAAGCCCGGCTACCGGGTCACAAGTCGGCAGTGACAGAGGTCACCCTGACGAGCCTGGTGTTTCTGCCGCTCGGCCTCGGCCTACTGGGCTTCATCGAGCCGTGCTCGATTGGATCGACGCTGATCGTCGTGAAGCATCTTGAAGGCAAGAGCGCGGCCAGCAAGCTCGCCCAGGTCGGGGTCTTCGCGGGCACGCGCGCGGTCTTCATCGGCCTCTTGGGCATGCTCGCTGTCGTTTTGGGGACGGCCTTTCTGGGAGTGCAGCAAGGTGCCTGGGTCGTCCTCGGGGCCGTCTACGTGCTGCTCGGCCTCCTCTACGTGGTCGGCAAAGCCGAGATGCTGATGGTTCCCTTGGGGCCGAGTCTTGCCCGTCTTTCAGACTTGCCCGCCTCGGCCGGCCTCGGCGTTCTGTTCGGCTTCAACATCCCGGCATGCGCGGCGCCGCTGCTGCTCGCCCTCCTGAGTACGGCAGCGGCCCATGGCGCCGCGGGCGCAACTCTGGCGAGCGGCTTTGTCTCCCTGGCCCTCTTTGGGCTTGCCCTCTCTCTGCCGCTTGTCGCCGCCGTGCTCTTCGAACCGGCCCGACGGGCCATTGATTGGCTGGCGGGGCTGTCGAGGCGGTTGCCGCTATGGACCGGCATGCTCCTGATTGCCCTCGGCTCGTGGTCGATCTGGCTTGCTCTGAGCGCTCCCGTGAAAGCGTAGCGCACCGCATCGGCGCGCTGCATTCCCCGAGGAGCGAGAGAAAACGGAGGTCACGATGAGTGCCGCAACGACAGCCCCAGATACACTCCGTCCGTGGAGCGAGGAGCCGGCGAGCCGGCCCGATAGATCCCGGCTTCGCGCCAGGATCGGCGGACTCCATTGTTCGCTTTGCACCGGCACCATCGAAAAGGCGCTGGGGCGCCAGCCGGGCGTCGAGAAGGTCCATGTCAGCCTCACCCACGAGCAGGCGCTGGTCGAGTACGATCCTGCGGTCGCGCAGCCTGAGGCGCTGCTGCAAATTCTGAAGGATATTGGGTACACCATTTCCGATCCACGCAAGGTGCGCCCCTTCGAGGAAGAGGAGCAGGAGCTCGTGCGGGAGGGGCGCCGCTTCCTGACCGCCACCGCGTTCAGCCTGGTTGCTGTGGCCCTCATCGCCCACCCTGTGGGTGCCGCTGCGATTGCTCTGCATGCAGTGGTCTTCGCGAGCCTCCTCGGGCTCGTGTTCCTCGTCCTGAGAGCGCGGGGGCTCTGGGCGGGCCTCGGCGGCACCGCCACCCTGGCCGCCGGTGCGATTGGTCTGCTCTTTCTCAAGCAGCAAGGCTGGTTCGCCGAGACCACGCCATGGATCGTAGCGGCGCTGGCCTTCGGCCTCGTCTTCGGTGTGGGGCGGCACATTTTCATCATGGCATTTCAAGCCCTGCGTCGAGGCATCCTCAATCAGCATGTGCTCCTCGAGATCGGCGCCTTTGCGGGCATCGGCGGCGGCATCAGCGGGCTCGTCCTCAACCGGCCTGGTTATCCCACAGGACCGTTCTTCGCCGTGTCTGTCATGGTTGCGACCTACCACATCTTCTCGGAGTGGCTGTCGCTGATCGTCAAGACGCGCAGCTCCCAGGCGGTGAAGCGGCTCTTGGATCTGCAGCCCGAGACTGCCCACGTCCTGCGCGACGCCCACGAGCTGGAGGTGCCCGTCGAGGACGTCACGGTCGGGGATCTCGTGCGCATCCGACCGGGCGAGCGGATTCCTGTCGACGGCACGGTGTTGAGCGGCCATTCAGGTGTCGATCAATCGCTGATCACGGGCGAGCCGATTCCTGTGGAGAAAATGGAGGGTGATGCCGTGATCGGCGGGTCGATCAATGGCACGGGGACTCTCGTGGTCAAAGTCACGGCCGCCGGTGAGGGCAGCTTCCTACAGCAGATCATCCGGCACGTCGAGGACGCCCGGGCACTCAAGCCCGGGATTCTGCATCTCGTCGATCGTGTGCTACGCGTCTACACGCCGACGGTGCTGAGTGTCGCCGCCCTCGCCGTCATCGGATGGCTCGTCGGGTCTTGGCTCAGCACGGGGCATGTCGATCTGGAGCGGGCGATCTTCGCAGGTCTCAGCGTCCTCGTGATGGGGTATCCCTGCGCGGTCGGCATCTCCGCTCCGCTCTCCATCGTGCGCGGTGCCGGTGAGGCCGCCGAGCACGGCATCCTGATGCGCACCGGCGAAGCCTTCCAAGGCTTCCGCTTGGTCACGCAGATCGTGTTGGACAAGACGGGCACGTTGACCGAGGGGCGCCCGGTGGTACGCGAGATCGAGACCGTCGAGGCGACCGAGCAGGAGCTTCTCGGGCTCGCCGCTGCTGCCGAAGCGTCCTCAGAGCATCCCCTCGCGCAGGCCGTCGTCAAGGCAGCTTTCGAGCGTGGCGTCGTTCCTTCCGATGTCGAGTCCTTCGACGCCTTTCCAGGGAAGGGCATTAGCGCTCGGATCGCGGGGCACGAGGTGCGTGTCGGAAGCCCCCGCTTCCTGGCCGAGCACGGGATTGACCTGACACGACTGGGCGAGCGGATCGGTGCCCTGGAAGCGGCAGGTCGGACAGTCATAGCGGTGAGCCGCGACGGGCACGCGCTGGGCATCCTGGCCCTCGGCGACACGCTCAGGGCGGAAGCCCCCCAGGCTATAGCGGAGCTGCGCAAGGTGGGCCTCCGGATCATTCTGGTTACCGGCGATAATGAGCGTGCCGCGCAACGGGTGGCCCGCGAAGTCGGTATCGGCGAGGTGCATGCGGGCGTCCTGCCTCAGGACAAGGCCGAGATTGTGCGGCGGCTTCAGGCGAACGCACGCGTCGCGATGGTCGGCGACGGCATCAACGATGCCCCGGCGCTCATGCAGTCCGACGTCGGCATCGCCATGGGCGGGGGTACCGACATCGCGATCGAGTCAGCGGACATCATCATCCTGTCTAACCGCCTCGACGGGCTTCCGGTCGCCCGGGAGATCAGTCGCCGTAGCTACGGCAAGATGCTCCAGAACGTGACGCTCGCCTTCCTCTTCAACGGGATCGGTATCCCCGTCGCCGCTACCGGGCTGATCCATCCCGTGTGGGCTATGACGGCGATGGCGGTGAGTGTCACGGCGATCTTCTTCAATTCGCTATGGGGGCGGCCGAAGCTATTCTTCGATGCCGTGCTGAGTGTTGGGCGCCCTGTAGGATCGGCATCAGGGGCAGCGTGAGCGGCCCGGGGAAGTGGACAGTCAGAAGAGCTCGTAATTTGAATCGGCGCTGCGGGAGCCTTTTGGTGCGGGCTGGGGGCTGAAAGTCGCGTTTGATTCCCTTACCGGCACCTGTGAATGTCCAAATCCGGAACTGAAACGCGACTTTCGGTCCCTTAGGCCGAGCGTGACAGTTGCCCTGAACCGCTAGTTCTAATCGCGGGCGCGCAACCGCCGACATCAATCTGGCTCGCGCTCAGGGTGGCCCGCGTCGTGACCTTGTGCGAATGACCCGGGCGTTGTCCAGGGGTCTACGCAGGAGGGCATATTCGATGAGCTCTGAAACGGATCGCGTGCCACGGCGGAGCCACCGGAGCCTATCGAGCCTCGTATCGTAGCTGAGCACGGGCACAGCATTCGATCCGCACCCCTCTTTGGCAGGCTCTTCCCAGAGTCGAGCGAGATGGCCAAAGACCGACCAGTCGCTCGCTTCGCACTCGGGCTCGGCTTCGCGTCCGCGCCGACTGTTGAGCCGACGTTCGATCTCGCTGCGGTCGTCGCATCGACACCAGAGAAGCAGAGGATCCGCATCGTGGGCGGCGCAGACATCGAAGACCGCCTTTCTCTTCGCGGACTCTCCATGCACCGCATCCACGATCACGAGCCTGGAGCCGGCAGTTACGTGCTCCTCGAGCAGGCTCAACATCCTGGCGTATGCCGCGTCACGTGCCTGTTCGTACGCTGTGACATCCCGCGTGAACCCCTCCGTCCGACGCACCCAGTCGGGGAGAGAGATCCCCAGTTCCTGATACACGTCGCAACTGCGAATCAAGACTCCCCCGGCATGGGCATGAAGACGCTCGGCCGTCGTCGTCTTGCCCGATGCCGGAAGCCCGCACATGATGACGACCGAGCTGGGACGCGATGCGCGCGACACCCGCGTAGGGCCCGATCTGGGCGAGCTGAGCTGGCGGCCTGGTCTCAACCCGTAGCGACTCGAGTCCAAGCGTTCGGAGGCGACGTCCGAGGGAACAGTTCGGGGTGCATGATCTCGGCGAGAATCTGCAGACCGTCAACGGTCCGAGGCCCCGAGCGGCTGAAGTACGTGGCGCCTTCGACCGCGTACACTCGCTCGGACTGCACCGCCTTGAGGTGCTGCCACGCCGCGGGCACCTGCAACGTGCCGAACTCGTTGATGGTGCGCTCCAAACTGAAGCTGCAGGGCATCAGGACCAGGATATCTGGGTCGTATCTAGCGATCTCCTCCCAGGTCACCTGCACGGATGGCGCGCCCTCCCGGCTCATCTCGTCCCGACCACCCGCCAGGCGGATCATTTCTGGCACCCAATGCCCCGCGGTATAGGGTGGGTCGAGCCACTCCATGGCGAAGACTCGTGGTTGTGTCGGCGCTGTGTGGGCCATCGATGCGATGTGCGTGATCCGGTCGCGAAGGGTCCGCACCAGCGCAGCGGCTCGTTCGTGAACGCCGGCCGCGTCGCCCACCTGCTCGATGCTGTGCAACACTCCAGCGAGATCGTGGGGCTCAAGCGACAGGACCGTTCGCCTCCCAGGGAGCGTGACCTCAAGGCGATGGACCGCCTTGACAACTTCTTCATACGAGATGGCACAGACCTCGCACAACTCCTGCGTGAGAATGAGCGTGGGGTCCAGCCGCTCTAACAGCTCGTGGTCCAGCGAGTAGATGCTACTGCCCCGATGCAGGGCCTCGGTCACATGATTGTGGATGTCCCGGCTCCCACGCGCAGCCTGGTCGATCGTGCTGCGCGTGATGATCGGAATCGTCCCTGCCCGGGCGGGGACATCACATTCATGCGTGACGGCAACCAATTGATCCCCTAGGTCGAGGGCGAAGACGATCTCGGTACCGCTGGGCAGAAGTGAGCAGATGCGCATGGAGCCCCCGTGACGGATGAAAGAATCCTACGGAGTGTAGCAGATCGCAGGCACGCTGCACGGATCGGCGAGGGGCATCCCATGGTGATCGATTTTGCTGGTTGCAGGGCCCTCCAGCTACCGAGATCGGACCGGCTGACCTATGAGATCGAACTTAGCTGACAGTCCATCCACGATGGGGGAGGAGTGCCTACCGTGGGGGGGTGCGTGGCGGCCTCGCTTGACCGTGTGCGCCGGGTCTGGTACCGTCACCGCGTCATTCGTGTCTGGGCGGCCCGCCAGGTGCGGGCCCCAGGGAAGGCGGTGCGAATCCGCCGCGACCCCGTCACTGTAACCGGGGACGAAACCCGCGTGAAGCCACTGGCCCAGCAGACAGCGGGCCGGGAAGGCGCGGGGAGTAGGACGATCCGGAAGCCAGGAGACCTGCCCGGGCGCGCCACCCTCCACCGGTCTTCGCGGGAGGATCCGGGTGAAATGGTTTCGTTACTTACCACATCGCGCACCCCCAGCCTGATCGCCCGTGTGCGCCCCGCCGCGGCCTTTCGCACCCGAATGAGGAGATATGCTATGCAACAGCACGAACCCTCGCTCCGTTCGTTGCCGCATCGGATTGTTCGCGGATGGGCTGTCCTTTCTGCCGACGACACGGGCTGGGGTCATGAATTCTGGCTGGCTCTGCTCGTGGCCGCGAGCGCCGCATTCAGCTTCGTCTTCGCGTGCGCCACGCCCTTTGCGGCCTTCGCCGCCACCGCAGCCCTGACGCTGTCCCGCAGGGATGCCGTGCGTCTCACCGTCGGGGTCTGGCTGGCCAACCAAGTCCTGGGATATACCGTGCTCAAATATCCCTGGACCGCGAACAGCTTCGCCTGGGGAGCTGTTCTCGGCGCCGCGGCTGTCCTTACCACGGTGGGCGCCCGAGAGGTGACACTTCGTCTCGCCGGACGCGGCTACGCCGTGCTTGCGCTCGCCACATTGCTGGCGGCCTTCATGGTGTACGAAGGTGTGCTCTTCGCCGTCGCGGTTGCATGGCTCGGCGGAACGGAGAGCTTCACGCTGCTGATTGTCGGCCGGATATTTTCGGTCAACGTGGTTGCGTTCATTGGCCTCTACGCTCTGCATCGGGTCGGCGTCGCGGTTGGGCTTATCGGCCCATCCACGCTCCGGCTGTCCGCGGCGGGAGGGACCGCCTAGGGCCGAAGGCCCGTGTGTCCACATTCACCCCCATGGATAGTCTGGCGAGGTGGGCAGGCCGGATTGTCCGAGGTCTTTGAACCTGCCCGGTGTCTACGGTGCCGCTCGCTCGCGTAGCCGCGGAGATCTTCAACGGCCCGCTGCTCACGGCCTCGAGTTCTCTTGTGGGCGTGGGCACGCTCGGTACGGCTTTGCACGAGCCCTCGCTCGAAGCGGTCGATGGGTACCGTGTCGTCGTGGATCATCATCCGACGACGCGGAGAACG from Candidatus Rokuibacteriota bacterium harbors:
- a CDS encoding cation-translocating P-type ATPase, with the protein product MSAATTAPDTLRPWSEEPASRPDRSRLRARIGGLHCSLCTGTIEKALGRQPGVEKVHVSLTHEQALVEYDPAVAQPEALLQILKDIGYTISDPRKVRPFEEEEQELVREGRRFLTATAFSLVAVALIAHPVGAAAIALHAVVFASLLGLVFLVLRARGLWAGLGGTATLAAGAIGLLFLKQQGWFAETTPWIVAALAFGLVFGVGRHIFIMAFQALRRGILNQHVLLEIGAFAGIGGGISGLVLNRPGYPTGPFFAVSVMVATYHIFSEWLSLIVKTRSSQAVKRLLDLQPETAHVLRDAHELEVPVEDVTVGDLVRIRPGERIPVDGTVLSGHSGVDQSLITGEPIPVEKMEGDAVIGGSINGTGTLVVKVTAAGEGSFLQQIIRHVEDARALKPGILHLVDRVLRVYTPTVLSVAALAVIGWLVGSWLSTGHVDLERAIFAGLSVLVMGYPCAVGISAPLSIVRGAGEAAEHGILMRTGEAFQGFRLVTQIVLDKTGTLTEGRPVVREIETVEATEQELLGLAAAAEASSEHPLAQAVVKAAFERGVVPSDVESFDAFPGKGISARIAGHEVRVGSPRFLAEHGIDLTRLGERIGALEAAGRTVIAVSRDGHALGILALGDTLRAEAPQAIAELRKVGLRIILVTGDNERAAQRVAREVGIGEVHAGVLPQDKAEIVRRLQANARVAMVGDGINDAPALMQSDVGIAMGGGTDIAIESADIIILSNRLDGLPVAREISRRSYGKMLQNVTLAFLFNGIGIPVAATGLIHPVWAMTAMAVSVTAIFFNSLWGRPKLFFDAVLSVGRPVGSASGAA
- a CDS encoding ATP-binding protein, which translates into the protein MSRASRPSSVVIMCGLPASGKTTTAERLHAHAGGVLIRSCDVYQELGISLPDWVRRTEGFTRDVTAYEQARDAAYARMLSLLEEHVTAGSRLVIVDAVHGESAKRKAVFDVCAAHDADPLLLWCRCDDRSEIERRLNSRRGREAEPECEASDWSVFGHLARLWEEPAKEGCGSNAVPVLSYDTRLDRLRWLRRGTRSVSELIEYALLRRPLDNARVIRTRSRRGPP
- a CDS encoding MerR family transcriptional regulator yields the protein MKALSIGKAAREAGVGVETIRFYERQGLIARPRKPDGSGVRIYPTETVERIRFIREAQQIAFSLREIRELLALRADPSTDCSDVREQAVAKLQAVRQKIEELHRIGAALETLIAACPGQGGVQACSIMEAIALRSGRHVHEKQTPPSVPGKTPRRRIK
- a CDS encoding cobalamin-binding protein — translated: MRICSLLPSGTEIVFALDLGDQLVAVTHECDVPARAGTIPIITRSTIDQAARGSRDIHNHVTEALHRGSSIYSLDHELLERLDPTLILTQELCEVCAISYEEVVKAVHRLEVTLPGRRTVLSLEPHDLAGVLHSIEQVGDAAGVHERAAALVRTLRDRITHIASMAHTAPTQPRVFAMEWLDPPYTAGHWVPEMIRLAGGRDEMSREGAPSVQVTWEEIARYDPDILVLMPCSFSLERTINEFGTLQVPAAWQHLKAVQSERVYAVEGATYFSRSGPRTVDGLQILAEIMHPELFPRTSPPNAWTRVATG
- a CDS encoding cytochrome c biogenesis protein CcdA, giving the protein MTEVTLTSLVFLPLGLGLLGFIEPCSIGSTLIVVKHLEGKSAASKLAQVGVFAGTRAVFIGLLGMLAVVLGTAFLGVQQGAWVVLGAVYVLLGLLYVVGKAEMLMVPLGPSLARLSDLPASAGLGVLFGFNIPACAAPLLLALLSTAAAHGAAGATLASGFVSLALFGLALSLPLVAAVLFEPARRAIDWLAGLSRRLPLWTGMLLIALGSWSIWLALSAPVKA
- a CDS encoding heavy-metal-associated domain-containing protein, whose product is MKTTTFKIEGMHCDGCANTIKGLIEKEPGVQMAAVSFTDGQARVLYDPQATREDCLVVAIEKPGYRVTSRQ